A genome region from Bombilactobacillus bombi includes the following:
- a CDS encoding ABC transporter ATP-binding protein — translation MSLLTLRHIRRAFVSGKNNQIMALKDISMEVETGDYVAIMGESGAGKTTLLNIIATLDQASSGTIILNNKDLSQLSEKKAAKFRRQHLGFVFQNFNLLDTFSNQDNIFLPLVLDRQPLEIMQQRLIPLAQQLEINDILNRYPYEISGGQRQRIAAARALITHPQLLLADEPTGALDSQNSQRLLQVFDQINQAGQTILMVTHSAATAAHSRRTLFIKDGIIYHELFRGKQSEADYLRNINNSLSALMTTGGE, via the coding sequence ATGAGTTTATTAACTTTAAGACATATACGGCGGGCTTTTGTTAGTGGTAAAAATAATCAAATAATGGCGTTGAAAGATATTTCCATGGAAGTTGAAACGGGAGATTATGTAGCTATTATGGGAGAATCAGGCGCTGGTAAAACGACTTTATTAAACATTATCGCTACTTTAGATCAAGCTTCCAGTGGCACTATTATCCTTAATAATAAAGATTTAAGTCAGCTTTCAGAAAAGAAAGCGGCGAAGTTTCGTCGCCAACACTTAGGATTTGTTTTTCAAAATTTTAATTTATTAGATACGTTTAGTAATCAAGATAATATTTTTTTACCATTAGTTTTAGATCGGCAGCCTTTAGAAATTATGCAGCAACGATTAATACCTTTAGCTCAGCAATTAGAGATTAATGATATTTTAAATCGATATCCTTATGAAATTTCTGGTGGTCAACGACAACGAATTGCTGCTGCGCGAGCTTTAATCACTCATCCACAATTGTTATTAGCAGATGAACCTACAGGAGCTTTAGATTCGCAAAACTCACAACGGCTGCTACAAGTTTTTGACCAAATTAATCAGGCAGGTCAGACCATTTTAATGGTAACCCATAGTGCTGCCACGGCTGCCCATTCTCGAAGGACCTTATTTATCAAAGACGGCATTATTTATCATGAATTGTTTCGAGGAAAACAAAGTGAAGCAGACTATTTGCGTAATATTAATAATAGCTTATCAGCTTTAATGACTACTGGAGGTGAATAG
- a CDS encoding FtsX-like permease family protein, with translation MKQRNQELGLFNILGLTRSDLRLIIIIEDILLYLGTIILGLLMGVSFLKLAFLSLQKLMQTQNLHEQFSRQPFLQVIGIFALFFILILIYNLFRLRKVKPIDLWGQAAQGERQPKNHWILAILGVLTLAAGYFIAVTVKPRITSFTQFTLAVILVVIGTYFVFIAASISMLQFLKNRKQFYYQPNHFISISGMFNRMKQNGAGLASICLLCTTILVTMIATISIYQGGQDVLNSWNPYDIMMTTKQPLTVQNQQTIKSLAKTNQIRLGQQQQMAMTEPTMGNLTKQKFQKTDLSTSTCTLSTLTIKDYNRIQHQHVRLKANELLIVSSNNSYQASKILIKGHQYQIRPVSSFKLYFNYERTILKPIFIIAANQKIAQQINPQPWIFVNGINITGQHQKQFVQQLQSTFKLDESFSSRSQLKESFNNLFGGFLFLSIIACISMLLVTVLMIYYKQVAEGYADRERFQTMQQVGLSKQETRQAIHSQVLLVFMLPIIGATVNIAFALPAISSILKQLSLYNDQLVIYVALSTLGIMLLAYLAIYGLTTKVYERLVHAY, from the coding sequence ATGAAACAACGCAATCAAGAACTAGGATTGTTTAATATTTTGGGCTTAACTCGTTCAGATTTACGACTCATTATCATAATTGAAGATATTCTTTTATATTTAGGCACTATAATCTTGGGTTTATTGATGGGAGTAAGCTTTTTAAAATTAGCTTTTCTTTCGCTACAAAAATTAATGCAAACACAAAATTTGCATGAGCAATTTTCTAGACAACCGTTTTTGCAAGTGATTGGTATTTTTGCTCTCTTCTTTATATTAATTTTAATTTACAATTTATTTCGTTTACGTAAAGTTAAGCCAATTGATTTATGGGGTCAAGCAGCACAAGGTGAGCGCCAACCAAAGAATCATTGGATATTAGCAATATTAGGCGTATTGACTTTGGCGGCTGGATATTTCATTGCAGTGACTGTCAAGCCTAGAATAACAAGTTTTACGCAATTTACACTGGCTGTCATTTTAGTGGTAATTGGCACATATTTTGTCTTTATTGCTGCTAGTATTAGCATGTTACAATTTTTAAAAAATCGAAAACAATTTTATTATCAACCTAATCATTTTATTTCGATTTCGGGGATGTTTAATCGAATGAAACAAAATGGTGCTGGTCTGGCTTCTATTTGTTTATTGTGCACGACAATATTGGTTACAATGATTGCTACTATTAGCATTTATCAAGGTGGTCAAGATGTTTTAAATTCATGGAATCCTTATGATATTATGATGACTACTAAACAACCTTTAACAGTTCAAAATCAACAAACGATTAAGAGCTTAGCTAAGACTAATCAAATTCGGCTTGGACAGCAGCAACAAATGGCAATGACTGAACCGACAATGGGGAATCTAACTAAACAGAAATTTCAAAAAACGGATCTGAGTACTAGTACTTGCACTTTATCAACACTCACAATTAAAGACTACAATCGGATTCAACACCAACATGTGCGTTTAAAGGCCAATGAATTATTAATCGTTAGTTCTAATAATAGTTATCAAGCCTCGAAAATTTTAATTAAGGGACATCAATATCAGATAAGACCTGTTTCTTCATTCAAGTTATACTTTAATTATGAACGGACAATTTTAAAGCCGATTTTTATTATTGCTGCAAATCAAAAAATTGCGCAACAAATTAATCCACAACCTTGGATTTTTGTTAATGGAATCAATATTACAGGTCAGCATCAAAAACAATTTGTGCAACAATTACAAAGCACTTTTAAGTTAGATGAGAGTTTTAGTTCGCGCTCACAATTGAAAGAAAGTTTTAATAATCTATTTGGTGGTTTTCTCTTTTTAAGCATTATTGCTTGTATATCGATGCTATTAGTCACAGTACTAATGATTTATTATAAACAAGTCGCTGAAGGTTATGCAGATCGTGAACGTTTTCAAACTATGCAGCAAGTGGGATTAAGTAAGCAAGAAACTCGGCAGGCGATTCATAGTCAAGTTTTGCTAGTGTTCATGTTACCGATTATTGGTGCAACGGTAAATATTGCCTTTGCCCTGCCAGCTATCAGTAGTATTTTAAAACAACTAAGTTTGTATAATGATCAATTAGTTATTTATGTTGCACTGTCGACTTTAGGAATTATGTTATTAGCCTACTTGGCTATTTATGGCTTAACCACTAAAGTATATGAGCGTTTAGTTCATGCTTACTAA
- a CDS encoding helix-turn-helix domain-containing protein has protein sequence MIFGQRLQKKRQSLHLTQVEVAQQLHVSQQTISSWEQGKSYPDIDSLIKLSDFYQISLDVLLKEDVGVKESIKKNEVFHFLKPLLYSMLLLNLFLLVILILHLYQHEYLMTIYLILTIVLIVNSVSLIYLAAFIKDKIRKKANSTHKKQLLLVIACWGGLVVMFLFLKSYLYAGISTGIALGVILVEYLQQRYF, from the coding sequence ATGATTTTTGGTCAACGTTTACAGAAAAAACGGCAATCATTACATTTAACTCAAGTTGAAGTGGCTCAGCAATTGCATGTTAGTCAACAAACTATTTCTAGTTGGGAGCAGGGCAAAAGTTATCCCGATATTGATAGTTTAATTAAGTTGAGCGATTTTTATCAAATTTCTTTAGATGTTTTGCTTAAAGAAGATGTCGGAGTGAAAGAATCAATCAAAAAGAATGAAGTTTTCCATTTTTTAAAACCATTATTATATAGTATGTTATTGCTTAACTTATTTTTGCTAGTAATCTTAATTTTACATCTTTATCAACATGAATATCTTATGACGATTTATTTGATTTTGACAATTGTTTTAATTGTTAATTCAGTAAGTCTTATTTATCTCGCAGCTTTTATTAAAGATAAAATCCGCAAAAAGGCAAACTCCACTCATAAAAAACAACTATTACTAGTAATTGCTTGCTGGGGTGGTTTAGTAGTAATGTTTTTATTTTTAAAATCTTATTTATATGCAGGTATTTCTACTGGGATTGCGCTTGGCGTCATATTAGTTGAGTATTTGCAACAACGATATTTTTGA
- a CDS encoding threonine/serine ThrE exporter family protein has translation MADDIQATPRHLSQKHHMTIHWKDSIADDNICATKASLNERAGVVGRVGIMLLSCGTGAWRVRDAMNVVARALNLTCSAEVGLLTISYTCFSQNLSHSQILTLPKSGVNTDKLGRMESFVRNFAQECTHLTIRQIHIKLDKIQKRPGNYNTLQAALAAAVACSAFVFLLGGGLVEMFCCFVGAGIGNWVRKEMTNHSITMLADISVSVAVACLAYLACFKCLELFFGISLQHEAGYIGAMLFVIPGFPFITSMLDMSKLDMKSGLERLAYALTIIVTATLVGWIVALTVHLRPKNFLPLNLSPMLMLFLRLIASFFGVYGFSIMFNSPRKMAFWAGILGALGNTLRLELVDLTHIPAGTAAFAGAFLAGILASLVNKKHGYPRISLTVPAIVIMIPGLYIYRGVYNIGINSIGVGALWLSKAAMIIMFIPLGLFVARVLLDKKWRYCD, from the coding sequence ATGGCAGATGATATACAAGCAACACCAAGGCATTTATCCCAAAAGCATCATATGACCATCCATTGGAAAGATTCGATTGCTGATGATAATATTTGTGCGACTAAAGCTAGTCTAAATGAACGCGCTGGTGTAGTTGGCAGAGTAGGAATCATGTTACTGTCTTGTGGTACAGGGGCTTGGCGAGTGCGCGATGCAATGAATGTTGTTGCACGAGCTTTAAATTTAACCTGTTCTGCAGAAGTAGGTTTATTAACTATTTCTTATACTTGTTTTAGCCAAAATTTAAGTCATTCGCAAATTTTAACTTTACCTAAAAGTGGTGTAAATACTGATAAGTTAGGACGAATGGAGTCTTTTGTACGTAATTTTGCTCAAGAATGTACGCATTTAACTATTCGCCAAATTCATATTAAGTTAGATAAAATCCAAAAACGTCCCGGTAACTATAATACATTACAAGCAGCCTTAGCCGCTGCGGTAGCTTGTAGTGCTTTCGTGTTTTTGCTAGGCGGCGGTTTAGTGGAAATGTTTTGCTGTTTTGTTGGTGCGGGCATTGGCAACTGGGTCCGCAAAGAAATGACCAATCACAGTATTACAATGTTAGCTGATATTTCTGTGAGTGTAGCAGTAGCCTGTTTGGCATATTTAGCATGTTTTAAATGTTTAGAATTATTTTTTGGCATTTCCTTACAACATGAAGCTGGTTACATCGGGGCAATGTTATTTGTGATTCCGGGTTTTCCTTTTATTACTAGTATGTTGGACATGTCCAAACTAGACATGAAATCAGGTCTGGAACGCTTAGCTTATGCGTTAACAATTATTGTTACAGCAACTTTAGTAGGCTGGATAGTTGCTTTAACTGTCCATTTACGGCCCAAAAATTTCTTACCTTTGAATTTGAGTCCCATGTTGATGTTATTTTTACGATTAATAGCCAGTTTTTTTGGCGTTTATGGTTTTTCAATTATGTTTAATAGTCCACGGAAAATGGCTTTTTGGGCAGGCATTTTAGGAGCATTAGGTAATACTTTGCGTTTAGAATTGGTTGATTTGACTCATATTCCAGCTGGTACAGCAGCCTTTGCAGGCGCCTTTTTAGCGGGAATTTTGGCTTCCTTAGTAAACAAAAAACATGGATATCCGCGCATTTCTTTGACAGTACCAGCAATTGTAATTATGATTCCTGGATTATATATTTATCGCGGAGTTTATAATATTGGCATTAATTCCATTGGAGTTGGTGCTTTATGGTTATCAAAAGCTGCAATGATTATTATGTTTATTCCATTAGGTTTGTTTGTTGCACGTGTGTTATTAGATAAGAAATGGCGTTATTGCGATTAG
- a CDS encoding CPBP family intramembrane glutamic endopeptidase — protein sequence MQLKQLTLIGKTTLTTAIMTIVWSLISEMGGEVVSKINHHSENWSVISCELLLEGIAIFLMWLTYYRHPKIWAFADQQLQKRYLLGFLFGTIWFALSWSICVILGGFKVQFIGKFSNLGWFIVFLVGFAVQSMFEELICRGYIMGKFLELNLPKTAIIVNSLLFMLLHTGNDGFSLLAALDLLFFAFAMSLLRLQTQSLWFVGAFHAAWNFAEGVLFGTAVSGTTKQAIIFNSIRMSHKSLVNGGIFGVENSLVSVILDGILLLIIVGYVYWHHNYQPIDS from the coding sequence TTGCAGTTGAAACAACTAACTTTGATAGGTAAAACAACTCTCACTACAGCAATAATGACTATTGTCTGGTCGCTAATTTCGGAAATGGGAGGTGAAGTTGTATCAAAAATAAATCATCATTCAGAAAATTGGTCCGTTATCAGTTGTGAGTTACTACTAGAAGGCATTGCCATTTTTTTAATGTGGCTGACTTATTATCGACATCCTAAAATTTGGGCTTTTGCTGATCAGCAGTTGCAAAAAAGATACTTATTGGGATTTTTGTTTGGGACGATTTGGTTTGCCTTATCATGGTCAATTTGTGTTATTTTAGGAGGTTTTAAAGTTCAATTTATTGGCAAATTTAGTAATTTGGGTTGGTTCATCGTATTTTTGGTAGGTTTTGCTGTGCAAAGTATGTTTGAAGAATTAATCTGTCGAGGCTATATAATGGGAAAATTTTTAGAATTAAATTTGCCTAAAACAGCAATAATTGTTAATTCACTGTTATTTATGTTATTGCACACTGGTAATGATGGCTTTAGTTTACTGGCAGCCTTAGATTTATTATTTTTTGCCTTCGCAATGTCTTTGTTGCGTTTGCAAACTCAGAGCCTTTGGTTTGTTGGGGCGTTTCATGCAGCATGGAATTTTGCTGAAGGAGTTTTATTTGGAACTGCAGTTTCAGGCACTACGAAACAGGCAATTATATTTAATTCAATCAGAATGTCACATAAATCCTTAGTCAATGGTGGTATTTTTGGCGTAGAAAATAGTTTAGTAAGTGTGATTTTAGATGGAATTTTATTATTAATTATAGTGGGATATGTTTATTGGCATCACAATTATCAACCAATTGATAGCTGA
- a CDS encoding DUF2975 domain-containing protein, with protein MKAINQITLKFLAIVVFIGEIMMLISGAGTLATGIVKLINPKQVHMNVEIYNLQLTSKFWHQNLIGSIGLLILSVLLAMSLAVGLDSLRKIILNIERQQYFSLANLRAIRWILGASSSVLIIECILQIYAKYQHLLVTSNNIWLPLIVTGMIYVIEQLFVQGLQLQTDNDSFI; from the coding sequence TTGAAAGCAATTAATCAAATTACACTTAAATTTTTGGCGATTGTCGTTTTCATTGGTGAAATTATGATGCTTATCAGTGGTGCCGGGACATTAGCGACTGGAATTGTTAAACTAATTAATCCCAAGCAAGTGCACATGAATGTGGAAATTTATAATCTTCAACTAACTTCTAAATTTTGGCACCAAAATCTCATTGGGTCTATAGGGTTATTAATATTGAGTGTATTACTTGCTATGAGTTTAGCTGTTGGGTTGGATTCCCTGCGCAAAATCATTCTTAATATTGAGCGCCAACAATATTTTTCGCTTGCTAATTTACGAGCAATTCGCTGGATTCTAGGTGCTAGTAGTAGTGTGTTGATAATTGAATGTATTTTGCAAATTTACGCAAAATATCAGCATCTACTAGTTACCAGCAATAATATCTGGTTGCCTTTGATAGTTACAGGGATGATTTATGTAATTGAGCAATTGTTTGTCCAGGGCTTACAATTGCAGACAGATAATGATTCTTTTATTTAG
- a CDS encoding helix-turn-helix domain-containing protein → MIKINLAKVMLDKRISSKELAQQIGITPANLSILKTGKAHGVRFATLEKICAVLQCQPGDILEYVNETQKPHKS, encoded by the coding sequence ATGATTAAAATCAATTTAGCAAAAGTAATGTTAGATAAACGAATATCTTCGAAAGAATTAGCTCAACAAATTGGTATTACTCCAGCTAATTTATCAATCTTAAAAACCGGGAAGGCACATGGTGTCAGATTTGCCACCCTAGAAAAAATTTGTGCAGTTTTACAATGCCAACCCGGAGATATATTGGAATATGTGAATGAAACTCAAAAACCGCATAAAAGCTAG
- a CDS encoding amidohydrolase: MQEKTWFQLIPQLEMINWRRHFHEYPELSFKEVKTSNYIIDILKSFGDIKITQPTPTSVLGTIVGQYPGKKILIRADIDGLPVTEETDLAFKSQNQGVMQACGHDTHAAILLATTKVLNDLRDQLHGTVQVIFQHAEEQVPGGAREIVVSGQLHDIDAVIGLHIMTGLKAGSINIVTEGAATTGADAFEVTIQGRGSHGSMPQEGIDPITIGAEIVNQLHTITSRFTPPKDLNVVTVGQFQSGVAVNVLPDTAFIGGSVRTISEDTRQAIAQRIKKIIHNTCDTYGASYDLNYQFAYAAVINDGQLSQLVKASALDVLPAAMVPQGQMMSASEDFSAYAKVAPVCFFLLGGGDEAEGYPYSNHSPKFIIDESSLINGVKAEVASVLNFLKA; encoded by the coding sequence ATGCAAGAAAAAACTTGGTTTCAGCTCATTCCCCAATTAGAAATGATTAACTGGCGGCGGCATTTTCATGAATATCCAGAATTATCTTTTAAAGAAGTTAAAACTAGTAACTATATCATTGATATTTTAAAATCATTTGGTGATATTAAGATAACGCAACCTACTCCAACTAGTGTTTTAGGAACAATTGTTGGTCAATATCCGGGTAAAAAAATCCTCATTCGGGCGGATATTGATGGATTGCCCGTAACAGAGGAAACAGATTTAGCTTTTAAGTCTCAAAATCAAGGGGTTATGCAAGCTTGCGGTCATGACACCCACGCAGCTATTTTGTTAGCCACAACTAAAGTTTTAAATGATTTACGTGATCAATTACATGGAACTGTTCAAGTTATCTTTCAACATGCAGAAGAACAAGTCCCAGGAGGAGCTCGTGAAATTGTAGTTAGCGGCCAACTGCATGATATAGACGCTGTGATTGGGTTACACATCATGACTGGCTTAAAGGCCGGCAGTATTAATATTGTCACTGAAGGAGCTGCCACAACAGGAGCTGATGCCTTTGAAGTTACTATCCAAGGACGTGGAAGTCATGGATCGATGCCCCAAGAAGGAATTGATCCTATTACTATCGGTGCAGAAATTGTCAATCAATTGCATACAATTACTTCGCGTTTTACCCCACCAAAAGATTTAAACGTAGTAACTGTAGGCCAATTTCAATCAGGAGTCGCAGTTAATGTTTTACCAGACACTGCCTTTATTGGTGGTTCAGTGAGAACTATTAGTGAAGATACTCGTCAAGCTATCGCACAAAGAATTAAAAAAATCATCCACAATACTTGTGACACATATGGTGCTAGTTACGACTTAAATTATCAATTTGCTTATGCTGCCGTTATTAATGATGGGCAGTTAAGTCAATTGGTTAAAGCGAGTGCCCTCGACGTTTTACCAGCTGCAATGGTTCCTCAAGGTCAAATGATGAGTGCCAGTGAAGATTTTTCTGCTTATGCCAAAGTAGCTCCAGTTTGTTTCTTTTTGTTAGGTGGCGGGGATGAAGCCGAAGGCTATCCATATTCTAATCACAGTCCTAAATTTATTATTGATGAAAGTTCCTTAATTAATGGAGTGAAAGCTGAAGTTGCTAGCGTGCTCAACTTTTTAAAAGCTTGA
- a CDS encoding metal-dependent hydrolase family protein, with protein sequence MTTTLFSDFALFDGKNEALKTNAWMLVDDQTGKIIDCGNQKQPTADQNVSLNGKYIVPGLINCHTHITMDPNTGDGGTAANVISSTVHAIDNLHTLLKSGVTYIRECGSTYDIDITLSHLIAEGQIQQAPEIMPSGRPYSMTGGHGDFANFGHLVDSPDEMRKAVRQGQKIGSKAIKVMATGGVMTKNDFMNDPQLSTAEIEAAVEEAHHKGNIVAAHAEGNPGILNAIKAGVDSIEHGFYVNDEEIDMMLRQGTYLTPTIVADWAIPEYGHGILPDWEIKKAADALDDLCQNIAHAHERGVAVTLGTDAGTPFNDFSMTPVELQLMVEHGFSEYEALLTSSQNSAKLMKIDHEYGTLEPNKYADFLVLDQNPLTDIKAMQQADKAVYKKGKQVY encoded by the coding sequence ATGACGACAACCCTTTTTTCTGACTTTGCACTGTTTGATGGTAAAAATGAAGCTTTAAAAACTAATGCTTGGATGTTAGTTGATGACCAAACTGGTAAAATTATCGATTGTGGAAACCAAAAGCAACCCACCGCTGACCAAAATGTCAGTTTGAATGGCAAATACATTGTACCTGGACTCATTAATTGTCATACGCATATTACAATGGATCCCAATACTGGTGATGGCGGAACGGCCGCTAATGTTATCTCTTCTACCGTACATGCAATAGATAATTTGCATACTTTGCTGAAATCTGGTGTCACTTATATTCGTGAGTGTGGTAGTACTTATGATATCGATATCACTTTGAGCCATTTAATTGCTGAAGGCCAAATCCAACAAGCACCCGAAATTATGCCCTCTGGACGTCCTTATTCCATGACTGGCGGACATGGTGATTTTGCTAACTTCGGTCATTTAGTCGACTCCCCTGACGAAATGCGCAAAGCTGTCCGTCAGGGTCAAAAAATCGGCTCGAAAGCAATTAAAGTCATGGCTACAGGTGGCGTAATGACTAAGAATGATTTTATGAATGATCCTCAATTGAGTACAGCCGAAATTGAAGCTGCTGTTGAAGAAGCTCATCATAAAGGTAATATTGTAGCTGCTCACGCTGAAGGTAACCCAGGGATTCTCAATGCTATTAAAGCAGGAGTCGATTCAATTGAGCATGGATTTTATGTAAATGATGAAGAAATTGACATGATGCTCCGACAAGGAACCTATTTAACACCAACAATTGTTGCTGATTGGGCCATACCAGAATATGGACATGGCATTTTACCAGATTGGGAAATTAAAAAAGCAGCAGACGCTTTAGATGATTTATGTCAAAATATAGCTCATGCCCATGAACGTGGAGTGGCAGTCACTTTAGGCACAGATGCTGGAACACCATTTAATGATTTTTCGATGACTCCAGTAGAATTACAATTAATGGTTGAACACGGATTTAGTGAATACGAAGCGTTATTGACTTCATCGCAAAATTCAGCCAAATTAATGAAAATTGATCACGAATACGGCACTTTAGAACCAAATAAATATGCTGACTTTTTAGTCTTAGATCAAAATCCACTCACTGATATCAAAGCTATGCAGCAAGCTGATAAAGCTGTTTACAAAAAAGGAAAGCAAGTCTATTAA
- a CDS encoding TetR/AcrR family transcriptional regulator yields the protein MPSSTFTNLKPEKRQRIFQALLTEFSQYPLSQSQVARIVKQADIARGSFYKYFTNLLDAYQYVLQQSIFQLHTKLAQKLTVDNQDTIANFYHYTVEFAHQLKTSQYKDFYRLFWQENQYYLQSHAAIEMTNFKFFQHLTLKVANQAIKNPRQNQVIIQLLRQVSHEAIKEILSGKDEEQVLQNLKIILKVISAGLQQEEG from the coding sequence ATGCCAAGTTCAACTTTTACTAATCTTAAACCAGAAAAAAGGCAACGTATATTCCAAGCTTTATTGACAGAATTTTCCCAATATCCATTGTCCCAATCACAGGTGGCACGGATTGTGAAACAGGCAGATATTGCTCGGGGGTCTTTTTACAAATATTTTACTAATCTCCTTGATGCTTATCAGTACGTCTTGCAGCAATCTATCTTTCAGTTACATACCAAACTTGCTCAAAAATTAACCGTCGATAATCAAGACACTATTGCTAATTTTTATCATTATACTGTGGAATTTGCTCATCAATTAAAAACTTCTCAATATAAAGATTTTTATCGTTTATTTTGGCAAGAAAATCAATATTATTTACAGTCACATGCAGCTATTGAAATGACTAATTTTAAATTTTTTCAGCATCTAACTTTGAAGGTGGCTAATCAGGCAATTAAAAATCCCCGACAAAATCAGGTAATTATCCAATTGTTAAGACAAGTTAGTCATGAGGCAATTAAAGAGATTCTCAGTGGGAAAGATGAAGAACAAGTATTACAAAATTTAAAAATAATTCTCAAAGTAATTAGTGCTGGTCTCCAGCAAGAAGAGGGATAA